The genomic region ACTGTTTCCGGGGCCCTGCGTACGGGAAGTAAAGCCGGCCTCAAGACAATGGCAGGCCATATCGCGGTGGAATTCTTCCTGATATTATGCCTGTATCTCGGTTTGCGCGAGATACTCACGTTCCCGCCTTTCCTCTCGGCGATATCCATCCTGGGAGGCGCGGCCCTTATGATAATGGGCATTATCCTTTTCTCGGGCGCCAGTGGAATGA from Candidatus Omnitrophota bacterium harbors:
- a CDS encoding LysE family transporter, whose amino-acid sequence is MSETGPFVILFLFLAGFSIGISGAIIPGPLTFFTVSGALRTGSKAGLKTMAGHIAVEFFLILCLYLGLREILTFPPFLSAISILGGAALMIMGIILFSGASGM